CTGTCCGCCTGCTATGTACGTTTCATAATACAGGCACCAGGGTCTGGGTGCAACTGCTACATCTGGACCACCTTTAGCTCCATACCTGCCTAATTCAAGTGATTGTACAGAATTTGAAAAAAGGCtacctttaaaataaaaataaataaataaaaaaagcaccACTCTTATCCATGGCTAtgtttgatattgcagctcagccttattCACAAAATGAATGCAATACCAACCCATGGACAGGAGTGGTGCTGTGCTCTTCATATTTTTGTAATAGCTGTTAGGTATGGATATGGTGCATGTGTAGAATTTTGGCAccttgtatacattatacataaaGTTACATTGGAGactcatttctttattttttgactTTTATAGGCCATGTTAGCTGGTTTAGCACAGATGGACAGAGAGGATTCTGGGATTATATTCGCATTGCTTGTAGCAAAGTGCCCAATAACTGCATTAGCAGTATTGAGAATATGGAGAACATTAGCACATCACGAGCAAAGGTCAGTAGTTGTGTAACTGGGTTATTTAGTAGGATTATGACCTTTTTGTGTAGATCTGCTGTCGTGGTggtcaaaattagccctccatagCAGCAATTGTAAATCATAAGATCGTGTTTCCGGGAGCCATCACCAGGGGGATCTAAAAGCATATAGCTTATGACTTGTATATTATATTGGTTTTCCAAGACCCCCGAACATTAAGGTGAAGGCAGGGAATGTTCACCTTTCACCCCGTTGCTCTCTGACAGTCTTTGTTTCTGGCGCTGCAGCGATGACATActggactgctgcagccagtcactggcctcagtggccaCGTGATCATTGTCATTGGTGTCTACAACTATGATGTGCCTGGCTCCTATGATCAGGTGGGGTAGTTGGGGAGGCTGGAAAAGGTGGGGAAAACAGGAGCGGTGTGGGGCTAGATGAGCAAGGCTCCTTTTGTTAAAACATTTTTAGCCtatgccacaatttttttttttttggggtagggTTACGATTAAAATGGGATGTAGCAAGCCCATAGAGTGGCATAGCAGAATGTAATCCTTTAAAATGAAAGATATATTAAGAAATGAAATAGGACCTATAAATGATCTGATGATGAAAGGCGAAGACTCACTTTCAGCAAATTTTGCTGTAGGGCCGGGCCTGGATCCGCCTGGCGCTCATGGAGAAGAGACTCTCCGAGTATATAGTGACAGCACTAAGAGACACCAGGACCACCAGGTGAGCAACAAACTCCATGTTGGTCATAAAATGCTTCACTGTGTTTGTGCATCATCCACGTTTGTCCCAACtatcctgacaggtctgttttagtaactacttgcattccgcaTGTAATaccaattttggagcatctattcttctctatgttgtgccattcctatattattcctgctaaaaaTTGAGTGAATTAATCAtagtctgcaatgaaggtccagatgggtgttaccagtttgggatGTATCCCTGAACAGTctgccactggcagcactgagtagatagtgtcagactgtgcagggacaccccacccccctccccaactGGTACCACCCatgtggaccttcattgcaaactgctaccaATTCATttaaaacttctagcaggaataataaaggaatggcacatcatagagtcataacaattctggagcttcAATTCTTATTACATGGGATATgccagtagttactaaaacagacatgtcaagagCGGGAGAAGTTACAGGGCCTGTTTAAATGCTGTGTGCCTAAAGAAGAATGAATGTccccacccttaaaggggttctctcactttagaaaatagcatttattatatagggaaagttaatacaagccacttgctaatgtattgttattgtctatattggctcctttgctggcttgattcatgcaATCCATCATCAGTGgccatgcttgtacactataggacaaagcaccagcctatgtgtgcactcctatggtcctggccaccagagaggtcggcgctttttcctatatcgtgcaagcacagccacctctactggattgcagggtggtcgtaaccatggaaacaatatagtataatgtgatggaaaaatgaatccagccagcaaaggaggcaatacagacaatcccaatacattagggagcgccttgtattaactttctctacatgataaatgccacttgctgaagtgacacagacCCCATTAATGTTATCATTCAGATCAACTACTACTATTTCCTACTCCCCTTCCTAATACATACAGTAGTTTCAAGGGCCTAGGAAGCTGAGGTTTGGGCTGCTATATGCACGGTTTCCTAACACTGTAGAACTACGTTATCTGTCTCTCTGCTTTAATAAAGATGGCCACCACTTCTAATGTTATGTTCTTTGAAGGATAAAGGAgtaaaaaacttatttttttagcTTGGAAAGCTACCAGTGGTGACCATCACCATCCTGCAACCTCCATGTCTCGACCATGAATAGGGACTGTAAGGGTCAAAATCTGCACCATGACTGcacaaaaaacgcacataaatctgCGCTATTTATTGtagttttggtgcgtttttttgtggttttatgcggtttttggtgcgGCTTTTCTGTTTATGaaaacaaccccattgaagtctatgggaaaaccacTCTGCAGAAGGTGCAGAATCGCacgaacaattgacatgctgcggattttgaaatctgcacaaCAGGTCAAGTGTACATGACCTTTGCTATGTCTCAGTCACTTTGCTGGCACTGTATTATGCTGCGGTTTTTCCACACAAAATCTGCGCGGAAAAAACCCACGTAATCCACATAGTGTGCAACCACCCTAAAGCCGCTCTATGGTGTGTGAGGACCCCACATACAGCAGCCCCGATCTTAGCTTCCCGCTACGGTGCCCTGGTGTTTACTTTCTTAAACACTATGAAATTGGATTTTGACATTGGACGCCTACTTTTTGCAGAAGGTTTTATGATGATGGAGCCATCTTACTGCGTGAAGAGTCGTCCGTACTCACAGGGATGCTGATAGGACTGAGCGCCATTGACTTCAGGTAAGGATCACTGTAGGGGAACCTTATGATGGTAATACAGTCTTCCAATTAATTCTTCAGTCTTTTGGAATTTAATGTCTGTTCCTTATATTTTACCACCTTGCAGCTTTTGTTTGAAAGGAGAAGGCATTGATGGAAAGACCCCAGCAGTTATAGATTACACCCCGTACTTGAAGTTCACACAAAGGTGAGTAgaaaaaaaggcacataactgGTTGTATTTGTGTGGCAGCTAATATCCTCAATATCATCACCGGGGGTCTGACACCGGGCACCCcgtggatcagctgtttgatgaggagGCAGTGCTCCATGTCATTACACTGTGTTTAATCTCCAGTGGAGCGGTGGCGTATTGTAATTACAAGCACTCGCTccgatcacttaaaggggttgtccgggttcagagctgaacccagacatatccccatttataccccggcagcccccctgacttgagcattggagcagttcatgctccaatgctctcctttgccctgcgctaaatcacgtagggcaaaggcattttctggagtttcggtgacgaaccgggctctccatagggctgccaggaagcccggtgacatcaccggcactgatgggcgggctttagcgctgccctagcctgtaaaatggctagggcagcgctaaagccggcccatcagagccggtgacgtcactgaacacactactggacggaagcctccgcccggcagtgtgttattgtaaataagagtccttgccctgcgcgatccagcgcagggcaagggagagcatcagagcatgagatgctctgatgctaaaattaggggggctgcctgggtgaaattatgggtatgtccgggttcagagcttttaAATAGAGCGAGTACTCATATTACACTACACTTCTGAGACGACgttcagtgtaatgaagaggaagctgcTCTCGCatgcagcgccgcctcctctacagacagctgggagtcggacccccgccgatcagatattgaggacgtatcctgacgataggtcatcaatattaatggctgggcaacccctttaagttgttacTACATTGGGTTCACTCTTGTTTACCCTTTGCTTCCCAGTTATGATTACCTGAGTGAAGAAGAAGATCGAGAGAGTGTGGGTGgtagcagcagtgaagacagctcCCCAGAACACCCCTATTTGCCACTTCTCACGGATGAGGAGACCTGGTACAGCAAGTGGCGTAAAATGGAGCAGAAATTTCGTATCGTCTATGCACAAAAGGTAGGCGATATTTTATAATGTGTAATAAAAAAACACTAAAGTGTAGTACCAAAGAAAAGTTCAGCTCACCTCTGTTGCTTTACCCAGACAGCTAGGTGTATGGAAACCCAGGAGCAGAGCAGATGAACATACAATATAAACCAACCCAGCATTCTAGCTTCTTGATAAAATCTACCCTACGGATCTTAATCAGGGCCATGgtactgcagggtttaaaggccagACATGCGGTGTTGTGCTACATGATATCATTTTAGCTCTCCAATAAATTCTTTAGATTTTATCAAGGAGCTAGCTTGCTGGATCACTTTATCTTGCATAAATGTAGTAATACCAGtctaacccttaaaggggttctccagctttTTACCATATTTTGTCACTCCGTTTCCCCATCCCACCATAGCTGTAGAGGGGAGTCCTTTGGTCCACTGCTGCATTCAGTCACCGCTTGTAAAATTCTGGCATGGACAAGGGGTcatgtgtgctgctgcagccaaggaCTGGCCGCAGCTATGATGTGTACCCAGGGTGGCACATGACCCAGTGATGTGCTGCTTAGGGGACgatcactgctgtggccagttttgacaggggaggggagccaaaattttataaaaagttgGAGAGTCCCTTAAATCCATAGATATAATTACAAGCCctagcagctgctatggggcctggaGGCCTCTTGGAGAATAGGTGGGCTGCTTGAAATGAGAcagagaaaattttaaaaaagacCTCTTGTTGACAAAAGAAAGAAGGAAAAGTCATAGGGGGCTGAGTAGCGACCAAAATAAGTAAAgagttttcatgtcctgaattgtTCCGAATTCTCCTTTTTACAATACAAAATGTGAGACCACAAAATCTGAGCAAAATAATACAGAAAAATGTGGTAACTGCGTCTTAAAGGAATTTTCTTACAAAGACATAAACCCTTTTCTATTTGCCTATGAAGGCATCTGCAGCTCTTGCTCTAGTTGACTGTGCTGCATATATAGGGCGGCCCGGGAAGTAACATCTGGCGGCCGAAGATTTCTGAAGCTAGAGCAATCCACTGCTTGTCGGACtggattgaattttattttttaaaatattagaTTACTTTACAATATGTGTACAAAATACATTTCTCAAGAAAGTAAATCACCAGCACAAAGTCTGAATAAGCAGAGGATGCTGGGAAATATGAGCTCCGCAACCTGCATAATTGTATAGGAGAAGTCAGTGATGCTGATGATGTCTATCTGCTGTAAAAAGTTACAGATCAATGTACAGGGGTGTGTAAATGTAAAGGACATGGTGGCCTATTCTCCAGGCTGCATGGTATTAATTGCCATGGCATGGGATGTGTCCTTGTAAGCTCTTGTAGCCCAAAGTCAATGCATTGTGTTGCAATCCATTGACTTAAAAGGTACCACCGGCAGAGACAACCTGGGGCAGTGGTGGAGCATGGTTGGTGGCTTAGTACGAGCCAAGAGGAAATAGCAACACGATATTAGAAGGATCAGCCTTTTTGTGTGAACCTCCAAATTTACTGTTGGAGCTCATTCCACCATATGATGTCCTCATTGTTGTGGTACCTCCTTAGGGTTACCTGGAGGAGCTGGTCCGTTTGCGAGAGTCTCAGCTGAAGAATCTAGAAGCTGAGAATAAGCGGTTGACTCAGAGGCTCACCGAGCAGGCGGAACAGAGTCTTCAAGAAAAGCACCAGCTGGAGGGAGTCATCCTTGAACTGCAGGAACAGCTGTGAGTAAGACAAAGCACTAGGAAATCAATCAAGTAGATATGTCATTGTATTAGTCAGGAATGTACCTGTACCTGTATATCTACCCCAAGTAGTGACCATAGCCCTATCGAAATGCTTCACAGAAAATCCCCATTTTATCTACCCCAAAAGTATTCTACCTTCTCACACGGCTCTTTCCTTTCCAACCACGTCTGTTGGACTTACACTTGTTTATGGGACATATTCATAGTAAACTCTGGGTGGCCACAGACCCCTGATGTGGCACAGATTCACCTATCTACTTGTCCACTCCAAGCACTAACATTTCATACATGTGTCCCACACAAGTTCTTAGTATGGGCTAACAAACCCTGTTCTGACCGTACTCCTACCTACTCCTGAACTCTCACCCTCATCATCCACACACTGTGACCATGCACTAAGCATAGAAAAATAAAGTGTACAAAATTGCAATATTGATTGTTGCATTAACCAAAATGAAAAATCCAACCACAATAGGAAAGTATGATGTGGGTTCTTCCTGGAAGATGAAGGGGCATACAATCCATATAACCTATAAGAAGGTCATAACTGATATTGGCTCGGTGACAGAGGTCACAACATGCTATAGGGCAGGGGTTAGCAACCTGTGGCAGTTGAGCTGTTGTGAAACTCTAACTCCTAGCATGCTCCGTTCTCTTCAGTGGAAGCTGGGCAAGTGTGCATGCTAAAAATGGTAGCTTCACAACAGCTAGGGTTTACACTTTGAGGGCAACATTTGCCAGTCCCTTCCAGACATACCCGTCATGCACTTTGGCATTTCATAACTAGAGCATTCTTTCCCTGTAATTCCAGCACTGGGCTACTCCCTTCTGAAAATGCCCCCATCAAACAGTTCAACTCAAGCATTGGGGCCCCTCTGGTAAACCAGTGGCCGTCCCTGGGCACCCTTAATGATAACGAGACATCTGTTAAGCCCTCGCTGTACAGGAGGTAAGACACACACCACAAGACATCTTTAGTCTGAACGTTCGTTGAGTATGCACCATATTTCTCATGTCCTGATGTTAACTCATCACAAACTGACTCATTTAAAGGAATCATACACCTTTTTACATCACTTTTTCTGTTTTCTGTGGTTTTGTTGAAATGCTGACCATGTTTATGTTGCATGAAATATTGCTTAGATGTTTGAATTATAGGACATTCACTTTTCTAGATTTTAGAATTAGGTATTTAAAGAAGCATTCTGACCATTGTCATTTAAAGTGTATATGTTGGATACCACAGAAATGTCTGAAGCCTGCTATTGGCGTAGAATGGGTAATGCCGCCATACTAATCTAAATGGACAGTGGCAGTCAAGGTATGAACGAGAAGGAGAAGGTGCGATCACTGAGGTTTGCTATTTCCATAATTCACATAGACTGGATAGATCAATGGGCATCTCCAGCCTGCTCTGTCCCTTTCTTGGCTGCCAATGGCCATTTTGGCATAATGGAGACCCCTGTTCGTCCATGTTTTGGGATGTAATCTATAAGATATTTGGAATGTATCTGAAAGGTTGGCCATGGATGTCAATAGTCTAAATACTTCTTCAGCCATTACAAATATTGATAAGCTTTTTATGAGCTCCACTGAAGTCGCAAACCAATTACAAGATGCTGAGAGGTTGTCATGGCCCTACCTAGCagaacccagtcttctgcaataAATCCCACCCCCCTTTCTTTGTTCCCTCTATCTAAGTCATAGAAAAATCTTTTCAACTGTAAGGAATCATGGGAGTTCCTTTTAAAGGTTCTTTATTTatgttatgcacttatatagcgctactatattccgcagcgctttacagacattagcatccaactgtccccaatggggctcacaatctaagttccctatcagtatgactttggagtgtgggaggaaaccggagtacccggaggaaacacagggagaacatacaaactccatgcagatgttgttcttggtcggattcgaacctaggactccattgctaaccactgagccaccgttttGCCCATCCTCTTTACAGAGGATCCAGTAGTAGGGTGGCCTGCAGAGGCCTAGCAATAGACCTGAAGAAAACTCTGAACTCCACTCATCAAGCCTTTCTCCCGCTTGCTGACATTTAGTATATTGAACCAGGCATCCTTGTTATTCATCAAGCTCTGTTCACATTCACGTTCAAATTTTGTCACATTTGGCGAAAAAAGGGCAGCAGGCAGCTCTATGTTCTATGGTAAGctaagtgcaatgagcaggaccgtggtacggttacacggatgcCAAAttctgcagtgggtccggatatgggtatataagtctatagtttttgttcgtgatgccaattgcagcgtgcgcagggtacagtctcagggccctttaagatgttgcaactcatgtaccaggttaggaatgccagagtggggtaatgtctctgtgtagtagtaggtatagtgtcaacggtgtctcctaccttggtacggctggactcctggatcctggctcacttgcaataaatgagtgtgttgctagtaggagtaattgaggtttTTGGTAGcaataaatgagatccagacttggaatataattcaacttgtctttactggaggcagcattaatccatctgagatacagcaatagtctttggtcccagcaggtattggcaatgtatggcaggggtcaatatctcttctgctcctatcatgtgcctggagaatatggcaggaatctatcttctgctctgtctatcttctgctgtgtatgggactgactaggtgaggaggaatttggcttctcctggtctctggatgttactcacagttatgctcacagggaatggttcgtcctggagttctggaggtgctgcttgcttgtcaaccagttgaggctgaaggttcagactggggatgaagatctttggtctcagccgagacacgatcctgggtttgggatccctagaactgggagctcctaccagcacagccttcccctagccggggtggctggcacactcactgtaacttcctttcctccccatgaggcaggacatgggccagcccacttct
This window of the Bufo bufo chromosome 6, aBufBuf1.1, whole genome shotgun sequence genome carries:
- the RUNDC3A gene encoding RUN domain-containing protein 3A → MEPSFIQSAMALGLPSKKASSRNIAVERKNLLTVCRFSVKTLLEKYTAEPIDDSSEEFVNFAAILEHILSHRFKGHVSWFSTDGQRGFWDYIRIACSKVPNNCISSIENMENISTSRAKGRAWIRLALMEKRLSEYIVTALRDTRTTRRFYDDGAILLREESSVLTGMLIGLSAIDFSFCLKGEGIDGKTPAVIDYTPYLKFTQSYDYLSEEEDRESVGGSSSEDSSPEHPYLPLLTDEETWYSKWRKMEQKFRIVYAQKGYLEELVRLRESQLKNLEAENKRLTQRLTEQAEQSLQEKHQLEGVILELQEQLTGLLPSENAPIKQFNSSIGAPLVNQWPSLGTLNDNETSVKPSLYRRHSYMSTDHLSAELSLSSESQRGEAKQDGEPWGPIGKDPTPSMLGLCGSLASIPSCKSLPSLKSNECLVSNSSETSPAGSPS